One region of Campylobacter concisus genomic DNA includes:
- a CDS encoding Bax inhibitor-1/YccA family protein, with protein MSLYDRNYAKQNQEELAYSQSSLSTFIKQTYQLFAASLLSATAGAYVGISIASVFAANRFLFWGLVIVEFALLFGLMAAKRKEGLNLILLFAFTFISGLTLTPLLSAILAMPSGAGIVAQAFGLTTVAFGALSVFAMNTKRDFTTMGKMLFITLIVIVAAAIINIFVKSTMFQLVIASISSILFSAYILFDTQNIIRGNYETPVEGAVALYLDFVNLFTSLLQILGIFNRND; from the coding sequence ATGAGTCTGTATGATAGGAACTACGCAAAACAAAATCAAGAAGAACTTGCGTATTCTCAAAGTTCACTAAGCACTTTTATAAAACAAACTTATCAACTTTTTGCAGCATCACTACTTTCAGCAACAGCTGGCGCTTATGTAGGCATTAGCATTGCTAGCGTTTTTGCAGCAAATAGATTTTTGTTCTGGGGACTTGTTATAGTCGAGTTTGCACTACTTTTTGGCTTAATGGCAGCTAAACGTAAAGAGGGATTAAATTTAATACTTCTATTTGCATTTACTTTTATAAGTGGCCTTACACTAACTCCGCTACTTTCAGCGATCTTGGCTATGCCAAGTGGAGCTGGTATCGTAGCTCAAGCATTTGGACTAACAACAGTTGCTTTTGGTGCGTTAAGCGTCTTTGCGATGAATACAAAACGTGACTTTACAACAATGGGTAAAATGTTGTTCATAACCTTAATTGTTATCGTTGCAGCAGCTATTATCAATATTTTCGTTAAAAGTACAATGTTTCAACTTGTAATCGCAAGTATTTCATCGATCTTATTTAGCGCATATATACTTTTTGATACGCAAAATATTATCCGTGGAAACTACGAAACACCAGTTGAAGGCGCAGTTGCTTTGTATCTTGATTTTGTAAATCTATTTACATCATTACTACAAATTTTAGGAATTTTTAATAGAAATGACTAA
- a CDS encoding thiamine-phosphate pyrophosphorylase: MTKDERIYRVIDANLNRLKEGLRVVEDIKRYVFDNAKLAYKIKSLRHKAKIPQTEFLKFRNSQNDVLKTSTKSEQARKNLDEIITANFKRAQESARVLEECFKLINLEQAELFKGIRYELYELEKEL, encoded by the coding sequence ATGACTAAAGATGAGCGCATCTACCGAGTAATAGATGCGAATCTAAATAGGCTAAAAGAAGGGCTTCGTGTTGTTGAAGATATAAAAAGATATGTCTTTGATAACGCCAAGCTCGCCTATAAGATAAAATCCCTCCGCCACAAAGCAAAGATACCACAAACAGAATTTTTAAAATTTAGAAATTCTCAAAACGACGTTTTAAAAACTAGCACAAAAAGCGAGCAAGCTAGAAAAAATTTAGATGAGATAATCACTGCAAATTTCAAGCGCGCCCAGGAGAGTGCTCGCGTGCTTGAAGAGTGCTTTAAGCTCATAAATTTAGAACAAGCCGAGCTTTTTAAAGGCATAAGATACGAGCTTTATGAGCTTGAAAAAGAACTTTAA
- the secG gene encoding preprotein translocase subunit SecG, producing the protein MSLIFLILQFALAVIITIAVLLQKSSSIGLGAYSGSNESLFGAKGPAGFLAKFTFIVGILFILNTLALGYFYNKDLKRSIVDSVDSKSLVIPKSNDVPSAPSAPQTPAK; encoded by the coding sequence GTGAGTTTAATATTTTTGATCTTACAGTTTGCGCTAGCTGTCATAATAACTATCGCTGTTTTACTTCAAAAAAGCTCATCTATCGGACTTGGGGCATATAGCGGAAGCAACGAAAGTCTTTTTGGAGCAAAAGGACCAGCTGGGTTTTTAGCTAAATTTACTTTTATTGTAGGTATTTTATTTATCTTAAATACACTTGCACTTGGATACTTCTACAATAAAGATCTAAAACGCTCTATCGTTGATAGCGTCGATAGTAAATCTCTAGTCATACCAAAGTCAAACGACGTACCATCAGCTCCTAGTGCACCACAAACTCCAGCAAAATAA
- a CDS encoding polysaccharide deacetylase family protein, protein MIKTLLASFLTLTFALADAHILVYHRFDDPRHTSTDISIKNLREQFEYFKNNGYEVVKLSKLVDAVNAGEKIPDNWIVITVDDGYKSFYDKALSVFKEYNYPFALMLYVEASANKYGDYLDFDQIKELEAYGEIGYHSYAHPRMTKLSDEALREDFQKGVETFEKHMGYKPKFFAVPYGEIDSRVVKLAKEFGFLALLNQNSGAVSDKSDVYDLYRTPVMNGTKIALTFNSKFLNAQWIFPDSYPQNNAIDKLIIKTDTNASEGSFFMTGFNGFKKVPMTNGVFECKFNPPLDKRKVLISLKVDHQRSTKLLIKDINAK, encoded by the coding sequence ATGATAAAAACACTTTTAGCGTCATTCTTGACGCTAACATTTGCTTTAGCAGACGCTCATATTTTAGTCTATCATCGCTTTGACGATCCAAGACATACAAGCACTGATATTTCTATTAAAAATTTAAGAGAGCAGTTTGAATATTTCAAAAATAATGGCTATGAAGTCGTTAAACTTTCAAAGCTAGTCGATGCTGTAAATGCTGGCGAAAAAATACCTGATAACTGGATTGTCATCACTGTAGATGATGGTTATAAAAGTTTCTATGACAAGGCCCTTAGTGTATTTAAAGAGTATAACTATCCATTTGCACTAATGCTTTATGTGGAAGCCAGTGCAAATAAATATGGTGATTATTTGGATTTTGATCAGATTAAAGAACTTGAGGCTTATGGCGAGATTGGGTACCACTCGTACGCTCATCCAAGGATGACAAAACTTAGCGATGAGGCATTAAGAGAGGATTTTCAAAAGGGTGTAGAGACCTTTGAAAAACATATGGGTTATAAGCCAAAATTCTTTGCAGTACCTTATGGTGAGATCGATAGTCGAGTCGTAAAACTTGCAAAAGAATTTGGTTTTTTAGCACTTTTAAATCAAAACTCAGGTGCAGTTTCAGACAAAAGTGATGTTTACGATCTTTATAGAACGCCCGTAATGAACGGTACCAAAATAGCACTAACGTTTAATAGCAAATTTTTAAATGCCCAGTGGATATTTCCAGATAGCTATCCACAAAATAATGCAATAGACAAACTCATTATAAAAACTGATACAAATGCTAGCGAAGGTAGTTTTTTCATGACTGGCTTTAATGGCTTTAAAAAAGTACCTATGACAAATGGTGTTTTTGAGTGTAAATTTAACCCACCTCTTGATAAACGCAAAGTTTTAATATCACTAAAAGTAGATCATCAACGAAGTACAAAACTTCTAATAAAGGACATCAATGCTAAATAA
- the frr gene encoding ribosome recycling factor translates to MLNKIYETQKEGCEKAIASLKRDFTTLRTGKVNINIVDHIMVDYYGSPTPLNQVATVLTSDASTIAITPWEKSMIKAISSAIQAANIGVNPNSDGESVKLFFPPMTIEQRQENAKHAKSMGEKAKVSIRNVRKDANDEVKKLEKDKAITEDESKKGQDEVQKITDAYTAKIDTLVKEKEAELLKI, encoded by the coding sequence ATGCTAAATAAAATTTACGAAACACAAAAAGAAGGCTGCGAAAAAGCAATAGCTTCATTAAAACGCGACTTTACAACGCTTAGAACGGGCAAGGTAAACATTAATATTGTAGATCATATAATGGTTGATTATTATGGTTCGCCAACTCCACTTAACCAAGTAGCCACTGTGCTTACAAGCGACGCTTCAACTATCGCTATCACGCCTTGGGAAAAGAGTATGATAAAAGCGATCTCTTCAGCTATCCAAGCAGCAAATATTGGCGTCAATCCAAATAGTGACGGCGAGAGTGTAAAGCTATTTTTTCCACCTATGACAATTGAGCAACGCCAAGAAAATGCAAAGCATGCAAAATCAATGGGAGAAAAAGCCAAAGTCAGTATAAGAAACGTAAGAAAAGATGCAAATGATGAAGTCAAAAAGCTTGAAAAAGACAAAGCTATAACTGAAGACGAGAGTAAAAAGGGACAAGATGAGGTTCAAAAGATAACTGACGCCTACACTGCAAAAATCGATACTCTTGTAAAAGAAAAAGAGGCTGAGCTTTTAAAAATCTAA
- a CDS encoding PepSY-associated TM helix domain-containing protein: MFLKRGKIIFNIHLIIGLIAAIPLIFMTLSAPFASYREEIKSAINKNFINLVPSEKENLSLNELLAKAKSEIQFDTLESLQIGGANEAYRISITKDKKQLNFFIDPRSGEVISEDWGEKTRMIILSLHRNLGLALLDSKVPANIGKQIVAVSSIIMALLAISGLILYAPAIKRNFLNSLKIKPKAKGYACFYNLHTSLGTYVAILLVVMSLTGLYWSYGWVRSGVNSIFFDLKTAPMKKSLPQSNLLPISDEKFKEIETAKQIFKDNVTLELKSLTINVPENNQSTYTINYETIEDQVGKLKLDASSGKIKENKLVSKSESIPEAKKAGRKVLSVHTGEIFGEVGQVVFAVSCVIAVLLIITGFLMTIKRTKAL, translated from the coding sequence ATGTTTTTAAAACGAGGAAAAATCATCTTCAACATCCACCTAATAATCGGACTAATTGCGGCTATTCCGCTAATATTTATGACTCTTTCAGCACCATTTGCGTCTTATAGAGAAGAGATCAAAAGTGCAATAAATAAAAATTTTATAAACTTAGTTCCTAGCGAAAAAGAAAATTTAAGCTTAAATGAACTCCTAGCTAAAGCAAAAAGTGAGATTCAATTTGATACGCTCGAAAGTTTACAAATAGGTGGAGCAAATGAAGCTTATCGTATAAGCATTACAAAGGATAAAAAGCAATTAAATTTCTTCATAGATCCAAGAAGTGGCGAGGTGATCAGCGAGGACTGGGGCGAAAAGACTCGCATGATAATACTAAGCCTACATAGAAATTTAGGCCTTGCTCTGCTTGATAGCAAAGTCCCAGCCAATATCGGCAAGCAAATAGTCGCCGTTAGCTCTATCATCATGGCTCTACTTGCTATCAGTGGTCTCATCCTCTACGCACCAGCGATCAAGCGAAATTTCTTAAATTCTCTAAAAATTAAGCCAAAAGCAAAGGGCTACGCCTGCTTCTACAATCTTCACACCAGCCTTGGCACCTACGTGGCGATCTTGCTTGTGGTGATGTCACTAACTGGACTTTACTGGTCTTATGGATGGGTCAGAAGCGGTGTAAATAGTATATTTTTTGACCTAAAAACAGCTCCAATGAAAAAAAGTCTACCACAATCAAATTTACTCCCAATAAGCGACGAGAAATTTAAAGAGATCGAGACTGCGAAGCAAATTTTTAAAGATAACGTCACGCTAGAGCTAAAATCGCTCACGATAAATGTGCCTGAAAACAACCAAAGCACCTACACCATAAACTACGAAACGATTGAAGATCAGGTTGGCAAACTAAAGCTTGACGCAAGCTCTGGCAAGATAAAAGAAAACAAGCTTGTTAGTAAGAGCGAAAGTATCCCAGAGGCCAAAAAAGCTGGGCGCAAAGTACTTAGTGTGCATACTGGGGAGATCTTTGGCGAGGTCGGTCAGGTAGTGTTTGCAGTATCATGCGTGATCGCAGTTTTGCTGATCATAACTGGCTTTTTGATGACCATAAAAAGGACTAAGGCACTCTAA
- a CDS encoding ribonucleotide-diphosphate reductase subunit beta — MNRKRIYNPSSNENLTDRRVFNGNPHGILNFTKAKYEWALKLWDLMEANTWFPKEVDTTDDVRDYAYNLTEAEKRMYDLVWSQLISMDSFQTNNLADNINPYITAPEINAVLSRQAYEEANHSKSYAVMVEAICDNTDLIYEMEKHDDVLREKNDYISSVYEELAGEVTDEKLLLAMVANQILEGIYFYSGFTAIYALARAGKMLGSAQMIRFIQRDEITHLLLFQNMINSVRKERPDLFTPETEAKIYDMFEKAGNLEIKWGKYITQNQIMGFTDDIIEQYIHYLIDQRLVAIGLKRKYNVAHPIKWVDDFAKFNDQKSNFFEAKVTNYSKGSISFDDF; from the coding sequence ATGAACAGAAAACGCATCTACAACCCAAGTTCAAATGAAAATTTGACCGACAGAAGAGTCTTTAACGGCAACCCACACGGCATTTTAAATTTCACCAAGGCAAAATACGAGTGGGCGTTAAAGCTTTGGGACCTCATGGAGGCAAACACCTGGTTTCCAAAAGAGGTCGATACCACCGACGACGTGCGCGACTACGCCTACAACCTCACAGAGGCCGAAAAACGCATGTACGACCTTGTCTGGAGCCAGCTCATCTCGATGGATAGCTTCCAGACAAACAACCTGGCTGACAACATCAACCCTTACATCACCGCACCAGAGATCAACGCCGTGCTAAGCCGCCAAGCTTATGAAGAGGCAAACCACAGCAAGTCTTACGCTGTCATGGTCGAGGCGATCTGCGACAACACCGACCTCATCTACGAAATGGAGAAGCACGACGACGTCTTGCGTGAGAAAAACGACTACATCTCAAGCGTCTATGAGGAGCTTGCGGGCGAAGTGACTGACGAGAAGCTACTTCTTGCGATGGTTGCGAACCAAATTTTAGAGGGTATCTACTTTTACAGTGGCTTTACAGCGATCTACGCTCTAGCTCGCGCTGGCAAGATGCTAGGCTCAGCGCAGATGATACGCTTCATCCAACGTGACGAGATCACGCACCTACTTTTGTTTCAAAACATGATAAATTCGGTCCGCAAGGAAAGACCTGACCTTTTCACACCTGAGACTGAGGCAAAAATTTATGATATGTTTGAAAAAGCTGGAAATTTAGAGATCAAATGGGGCAAATACATCACTCAAAACCAAATAATGGGCTTTACTGATGATATCATCGAGCAGTACATCCACTATCTCATCGACCAGCGCCTAGTTGCGATCGGCCTAAAACGCAAATACAACGTCGCTCATCCGATCAAATGGGTTGATGACTTTGCGAAATTTAACGACCAAAAGTCGAATTTCTTTGAAGCAAAAGTGACAAACTACAGCAAGGGAAGTATCAGCTTTGATGACTTTTAA
- a CDS encoding carbon-nitrogen hydrolase family protein: MSENLNLISLTLKAKNATDRLEELANLVEAAPENSLLLASELCISGYDFDGFFAGTNKAMLGGMIGSFDAMLLERLQEALSPDKFLGFTHLSSLNKSAGLAQISNLNPHQPKIYNEFLLLNSNNVFHSQFKAELFRPNLEHEIFAAGEVSDINAFDFRGLKLGVLICFELRDSTLWAKLKGCDIIMIPAMWGKAREDAYLSLCKALAIANNCYVMISSSLALEVAGVFLPNGTLVKETIFDANLIKEIKTNLAIL; the protein is encoded by the coding sequence ATGAGCGAAAATTTAAACCTAATAAGCCTAACTTTAAAGGCAAAAAATGCAACAGATCGCCTAGAGGAGCTTGCAAATTTAGTTGAGGCTGCGCCTGAAAATTCGCTCCTGCTTGCAAGCGAGCTTTGCATCAGCGGCTATGACTTTGATGGCTTTTTTGCTGGGACGAACAAAGCGATGCTTGGTGGCATGATAGGTAGCTTTGATGCGATGCTACTTGAGCGCTTGCAAGAGGCGCTTAGCCCAGATAAATTTCTTGGTTTTACGCACCTTAGCAGCCTAAACAAAAGCGCAGGGCTCGCTCAAATTTCAAATCTAAATCCGCACCAACCAAAAATTTATAACGAGTTTTTACTTCTTAACTCAAACAACGTCTTTCACTCGCAGTTTAAGGCTGAGCTTTTTAGACCAAATTTAGAGCACGAGATCTTTGCGGCTGGCGAGGTGAGCGATATAAATGCCTTTGATTTTAGAGGGCTCAAACTTGGGGTGCTAATCTGTTTTGAACTACGCGATAGCACACTCTGGGCAAAGCTAAAAGGATGTGATATCATCATGATACCAGCCATGTGGGGTAAGGCTAGGGAGGATGCTTATCTTAGCCTTTGCAAGGCTCTAGCTATCGCAAACAACTGCTATGTCATGATCTCAAGCTCTCTTGCATTAGAAGTTGCTGGGGTATTTTTACCAAATGGCACACTTGTTAAAGAGACGATTTTTGATGCAAATTTAATAAAAGAGATCAAGACAAATTTAGCGATTTTATAA
- a CDS encoding protein-L-isoaspartate(D-aspartate) O-methyltransferase: MTQLEAIKCQNLASDIADEITLSPLLFDAIATTEREIFVPITAHAYKLDAQPILGNQWISSPLTVAKMTMALECENMDNILEIGCGSGYQAAILSKLAHRIFSVERIEKLAMEAKKRFEVLKIKNVHVRYDDGNNGWRSYAPFDRILLSAAADEISPNLFKQLKNGGILVAPMKKDGKQFIAKFKKDKDGNLEKEYLDECLFVPLLEGRE; encoded by the coding sequence TTGACTCAACTAGAAGCGATAAAATGCCAAAATTTGGCTAGCGATATAGCCGATGAGATCACGTTAAGCCCACTTTTGTTCGATGCGATAGCTACCACTGAGCGTGAAATTTTTGTACCAATTACTGCACATGCTTATAAACTTGACGCTCAGCCCATACTGGGCAACCAGTGGATCAGCTCTCCACTAACTGTGGCAAAGATGACAATGGCACTAGAGTGCGAAAATATGGACAATATCCTAGAGATAGGCTGCGGCAGTGGCTATCAAGCAGCTATTTTAAGCAAACTTGCACATAGAATTTTTAGCGTCGAGCGAATAGAAAAGCTAGCCATGGAGGCAAAAAAACGCTTCGAGGTACTAAAAATAAAAAACGTGCATGTAAGGTATGATGACGGCAACAATGGCTGGCGAAGCTACGCACCATTTGATCGTATCCTGCTCTCGGCAGCTGCTGATGAGATCTCGCCAAATTTATTTAAGCAGCTTAAAAATGGTGGAATTTTAGTAGCTCCGATGAAAAAAGATGGCAAGCAATTTATCGCTAAATTTAAAAAAGATAAAGATGGAAATTTAGAAAAAGAGTACTTAGATGAGTGCCTTTTTGTGCCACTTCTTGAAGGTAGAGAGTAG
- a CDS encoding TonB-dependent receptor domain-containing protein: protein MKISYVLAFALVPNLMLGAEETIDLAPVTVSAKIQKSVLDEPTKAQIVGKGAILENGDIAKSLLNLSGFTMERKGGGGSEVYYRSQTAARLPVLIDGSTLNGGCGMRMDTPITYISAQNYSSVRIVKGPQDVRYGALISGGIFFDREIARLSKPSFGGNVSVLGGSFRRFETAADVAAGNEMGSLEISGGHYQSGDYKSGDGQKMHTHYKRNSVSIVGTLTPTETTALQLSADLGDGEAAYADRMRDGIQFDRKSFGLKFEQDVGEHKIRLSSYYHQIDHIMDNFTMRPVVPGTGRGKGYSISHPIRDMYGFKLEGELNFDNLTSFIGAGYSQDSFKWRGAGTGGAGVSKADMDAALSKPHVKERKVTYKTIYTQNEYVLENDYGLFGGLRLDAGERKQLLTHKSRSENLFSGFFRYEKYLQNLTLYAGLGHAQRLPDHWETNKDDNLKLNKERNTQLDFGTVLKDKNYELNANFFVSKMDDYIMIKYNPMGMSSNVFNTDALLYGGEIEGDTLLADIFRLGAGVSYVYGKVTKNAGGLKDGDALPKVSPLTFKLSAGLEKPDWFVKADFYANASQNRAQKGYGDVGGMDLGKSDSFWTLGLSAGYKYKNYQFLLAAENLNDAKYAYHNSKGGYGGGIAGYETIPNGTRLYEPGRSFWAKFKVHF, encoded by the coding sequence ATGAAAATTTCTTACGTTTTAGCATTTGCTTTAGTACCAAATTTAATGCTTGGTGCTGAAGAAACGATAGACTTGGCTCCGGTTACCGTTTCTGCAAAGATACAAAAGTCCGTTCTTGACGAACCGACAAAGGCTCAAATAGTAGGCAAAGGCGCGATACTAGAAAACGGCGACATCGCTAAATCGCTTTTAAATTTGAGCGGCTTTACGATGGAGCGCAAGGGCGGAGGCGGCAGCGAGGTTTATTATCGTTCGCAGACGGCGGCTAGACTGCCGGTGCTAATCGACGGTAGCACGCTAAACGGCGGTTGCGGTATGCGCATGGATACGCCCATTACTTACATCTCGGCGCAAAACTACAGCTCGGTTCGTATCGTAAAAGGCCCGCAAGACGTCAGATACGGCGCGCTCATTAGCGGCGGTATATTTTTCGATAGAGAGATAGCAAGGCTATCAAAACCGAGCTTCGGAGGAAACGTAAGCGTGCTTGGCGGTAGTTTTAGAAGATTTGAAACTGCTGCAGACGTAGCGGCGGGCAACGAGATGGGGAGCTTAGAAATTTCTGGCGGACACTACCAGAGCGGCGATTATAAAAGTGGCGACGGACAGAAAATGCATACGCACTATAAACGCAACAGCGTCTCAATCGTAGGCACGCTAACGCCCACGGAAACTACCGCCTTGCAGTTAAGCGCGGATCTAGGCGATGGCGAAGCGGCGTATGCCGACAGGATGAGGGACGGCATACAGTTTGACCGTAAATCTTTCGGACTAAAATTTGAACAAGATGTCGGTGAGCACAAGATCAGGCTAAGTTCGTACTATCATCAAATCGATCATATAATGGACAACTTCACCATGCGTCCGGTGGTGCCGGGCACGGGGCGCGGCAAGGGATATAGCATCAGTCACCCGATACGCGATATGTACGGCTTTAAGCTAGAAGGCGAGTTAAATTTCGATAATCTAACCAGCTTCATTGGCGCCGGTTATTCGCAAGACTCCTTTAAATGGCGAGGCGCCGGAACGGGCGGAGCCGGCGTATCTAAAGCCGACATGGACGCCGCCCTATCAAAGCCGCACGTAAAAGAGCGCAAGGTAACGTATAAAACGATATACACTCAAAACGAATACGTCCTTGAAAACGACTACGGGCTTTTTGGCGGACTTAGGCTGGACGCGGGCGAGAGAAAGCAGCTGCTAACGCATAAAAGTAGGAGCGAAAATTTATTCTCCGGCTTTTTTAGATACGAAAAATATCTACAAAATTTAACGCTTTATGCGGGACTAGGTCACGCGCAAAGGTTACCGGATCACTGGGAAACGAATAAAGACGATAATCTTAAGCTAAATAAAGAAAGAAACACTCAGCTTGACTTTGGTACCGTGCTAAAAGATAAAAATTACGAGCTAAACGCGAATTTCTTCGTCTCGAAGATGGATGATTACATAATGATAAAGTATAACCCTATGGGTATGTCTTCAAACGTATTTAATACCGATGCTTTACTATACGGCGGCGAGATCGAGGGCGATACGCTACTGGCCGATATATTTAGACTGGGGGCGGGCGTATCCTACGTCTACGGCAAGGTGACTAAAAACGCGGGCGGCCTAAAAGACGGCGACGCGCTGCCTAAGGTTTCCCCTCTAACGTTTAAACTAAGCGCCGGTTTAGAAAAGCCCGACTGGTTCGTTAAAGCCGACTTCTACGCTAACGCGTCGCAAAATCGCGCGCAAAAAGGCTATGGCGACGTGGGCGGCATGGACCTGGGCAAGAGCGATAGCTTTTGGACGCTGGGGCTAAGTGCGGGCTACAAATACAAAAATTATCAATTCTTGCTAGCGGCCGAAAATTTAAACGACGCCAAATATGCCTATCATAACTCAAAAGGCGGCTACGGCGGCGGTATCGCAGGCTACGAAACTATCCCGAACGGCACGAGGCTTTATGAGCCGGGCAGAAGCTTTTGGGCGAAATTTAAGGTGCATTTTTAG
- the recJ gene encoding single-stranded-DNA-specific exonuclease RecJ, protein MLNKEDIRNLLAHRFCNDIHKKISEIPTPSALKDIYKGANRIKEAIEKNERIAIVGDYDVDGVVSSVILAEFFDDLGVKDYLVKIPNRFKDGYGLNPEIIDELSADVSLIITVDNGISANDAAIICKEKGIDLIITDHHMPPAVLPEAYAIINPKQEDCNFPNIEICGAEVAWYLVGALKDVFGLNYDMSKFLELLAIAIIADMMELRDMNRMLVRLGICKLNASRRSAFHAIKEFYGKEKFECDDISFLIAPLINSAGRMDDAMNSFNFLRAKSIEEAYNYLDTIIEFNNSRKEEERQLFECSLKDVKEDDEVIITWGEQWHEGVIGIVASRLAKHFAKPAIVFSIDKGRAKGSARSIGKLDILSLIASHENLLTSYGGHKGAAGLTLAPENLVKFKEAINKSCSCLNMQDCKSSDELLGDIMPSEIDFELLEILEFYEPYGQKNPRPVFKIKNALVKNERLIGRDQNHLKLILQKDNKTLEALFFNFTRHARVGEMIDIIFCISKNSFRGLVTPQLLIKEIL, encoded by the coding sequence ATGCTAAATAAAGAGGATATAAGGAATTTACTAGCGCATAGATTTTGTAACGACATACATAAAAAAATTAGTGAAATTCCGACACCAAGTGCCTTAAAAGATATATACAAAGGCGCTAATCGCATAAAAGAAGCGATCGAGAAAAACGAGCGCATAGCCATTGTGGGCGATTATGATGTTGATGGTGTTGTTTCGAGCGTAATTTTGGCTGAGTTTTTTGATGATCTTGGCGTGAAAGACTACCTAGTAAAAATTCCAAATAGATTTAAAGATGGATATGGGCTAAATCCTGAGATAATAGACGAACTCTCAGCCGATGTAAGCTTGATTATCACCGTTGATAACGGCATCTCTGCAAACGATGCGGCCATTATTTGTAAAGAAAAAGGCATCGATCTTATTATTACTGATCATCACATGCCACCAGCTGTTCTCCCAGAAGCTTATGCGATCATTAATCCAAAACAAGAAGATTGCAACTTCCCAAATATCGAAATTTGTGGCGCTGAGGTCGCTTGGTATTTGGTTGGAGCGCTAAAGGATGTTTTTGGACTAAATTACGATATGAGCAAATTTCTAGAGCTTTTAGCTATCGCGATAATCGCTGATATGATGGAGCTAAGAGATATGAATAGAATGCTTGTTCGTCTTGGTATTTGTAAGCTAAATGCGTCTAGGCGTTCCGCATTTCACGCTATAAAAGAGTTTTATGGTAAGGAAAAATTTGAGTGCGATGATATTAGCTTTCTTATAGCCCCACTTATAAATTCAGCCGGACGCATGGATGATGCGATGAATTCATTTAACTTTTTGCGTGCAAAGAGCATCGAAGAGGCTTACAACTACCTTGATACCATTATCGAATTTAACAACTCCAGAAAAGAGGAGGAGCGCCAACTCTTTGAGTGCTCGCTAAAGGACGTAAAAGAAGACGACGAAGTCATCATCACTTGGGGAGAGCAGTGGCATGAGGGTGTGATAGGCATCGTAGCTAGCCGCCTTGCAAAGCACTTTGCAAAGCCAGCTATCGTCTTTAGCATCGATAAAGGCCGTGCAAAAGGTAGCGCTAGAAGCATTGGTAAGCTTGATATCTTATCTCTTATAGCAAGCCACGAAAATTTACTAACAAGCTACGGCGGTCACAAAGGAGCGGCTGGACTTACACTTGCGCCTGAAAATTTGGTTAAATTTAAAGAAGCGATAAATAAAAGTTGTTCTTGTTTAAATATGCAAGATTGCAAAAGCTCAGACGAGCTACTTGGCGACATAATGCCAAGCGAGATAGACTTTGAGCTGCTTGAAATTTTAGAATTTTATGAGCCATACGGGCAGAAAAACCCTCGCCCAGTCTTTAAGATAAAAAATGCTCTTGTTAAAAATGAAAGACTTATAGGAAGAGATCAAAATCACTTAAAGCTCATCTTGCAAAAGGATAATAAAACACTTGAGGCTCTATTTTTTAACTTTACAAGACATGCTAGAGTTGGCGAGATGATAGATATTATCTTTTGTATATCAAAAAATTCATTCCGCGGACTTGTTACTCCACAGCTACTCATAAAAGAGATTTTATAA